A genomic segment from Bradyrhizobium sp. CB1015 encodes:
- a CDS encoding SDR family NAD(P)-dependent oxidoreductase has protein sequence MTNRLADKVAVITGGGAGIGRAIAKRFADEGAHVAIADIGSTDDVKRDVTVAGRRFFASRCDASRPDQVEAFAEGVLKELGRCDILVNNVGIYPLKPFDDLKFEDWKRIFEINVDSQFLMSKAFVPAMKQRGWGRVISLTSTVFWLKIDAYTHYISTKAANIGFTRALATELGPHGITVNAIAPSLVRTATTEASPLAEMFEALPEMLQSIKRTQVPEDLTGAAVFLASDDSAFVTGQTLAVDGGMVRH, from the coding sequence ATGACCAACAGACTGGCGGACAAAGTGGCGGTTATCACCGGCGGCGGAGCCGGTATCGGGAGAGCTATTGCGAAGCGGTTTGCTGACGAAGGAGCCCATGTAGCGATAGCGGACATTGGATCGACGGACGATGTCAAGCGCGACGTGACGGTCGCGGGTCGACGATTCTTTGCATCGCGCTGTGATGCATCGCGGCCGGATCAGGTCGAAGCGTTCGCAGAGGGTGTTCTCAAAGAGCTCGGCAGGTGCGATATTCTGGTCAACAACGTTGGGATCTATCCGTTGAAGCCATTCGACGATCTCAAATTTGAAGACTGGAAGCGGATCTTCGAGATCAATGTCGACAGTCAATTTCTCATGAGCAAGGCGTTCGTTCCGGCCATGAAGCAGCGCGGGTGGGGGCGGGTCATCAGCCTTACCTCGACAGTATTCTGGCTGAAGATTGATGCCTATACGCATTACATCAGCACCAAAGCGGCAAATATCGGGTTTACCCGGGCGTTGGCAACCGAGCTGGGACCGCACGGCATTACTGTCAACGCGATCGCGCCCAGTCTGGTTCGTACGGCAACAACCGAAGCATCGCCCCTCGCTGAAATGTTCGAAGCGCTGCCTGAGATGCTTCAATCGATCAAGCGCACGCAGGTACCGGAAGATTTGACTGGCGCCGCTGTGTTTCTCGCGAGTGACGATTCGGCATTTGTGACCGGTCAAACGCTCGCGGTAGACGGCGGCATGGTTCGTCACTGA
- a CDS encoding thiolase family protein: MKFENAVIPVDQIWSSPFVRWQGSLADVSSIDVAVAVTRDALAARRVNPEEIDGLVVGMTIPQPNCFYAAPWIASQLGVPGLTGPVIAQACATSVASLASAAAQIELEGRGTKLVVTTDRTSNGPLLVYPRGDGMGGAPATEHWVLESFRADPNTGQSMVHTAENVGREGKISRAALDELTLQRWHQYQDALKDDRAFQRGYMQEIVVPRGKLKALRVEADEGVHAYSAEGLASLRPVSPDGITTFGSQTHPADGCAGAIVTSRAQSVARDGGGTARLLSVAFAREGKAQMPKAATRAAQVAMEETGLSFDQLKCVVTHNPFAVNDIWFAQQTGYSLARMNVFGCSLIYGHPQGPTGLRGIAELIHTLLRAGGGIGLFTGCAAGDTGAALVIRVD; encoded by the coding sequence ATGAAATTCGAAAATGCCGTGATCCCTGTTGACCAGATATGGTCGTCGCCATTCGTGCGTTGGCAAGGTTCGCTTGCGGACGTCTCCAGCATCGACGTTGCCGTTGCGGTTACCCGCGACGCCCTCGCCGCCAGGCGCGTGAATCCGGAAGAGATCGACGGATTGGTGGTGGGAATGACAATTCCCCAGCCGAACTGCTTTTACGCGGCGCCCTGGATCGCATCGCAGCTGGGTGTGCCGGGCCTCACGGGTCCGGTCATCGCACAGGCTTGCGCGACGTCGGTTGCCTCACTCGCCAGTGCGGCAGCTCAGATCGAGCTGGAAGGACGCGGGACCAAGCTAGTGGTCACGACGGATCGAACCAGCAACGGCCCGCTTCTGGTCTATCCTCGTGGCGACGGAATGGGGGGAGCGCCGGCGACAGAACACTGGGTGCTGGAGAGCTTTCGCGCCGATCCGAATACGGGGCAGTCGATGGTGCACACGGCGGAAAACGTTGGACGCGAGGGCAAGATCAGCCGCGCGGCACTTGATGAGCTGACGCTTCAGCGCTGGCACCAGTATCAGGACGCTCTCAAGGACGATCGCGCGTTTCAGCGCGGTTACATGCAGGAGATCGTGGTTCCGCGCGGCAAGCTAAAGGCGTTGCGTGTCGAGGCGGATGAAGGCGTTCACGCATATTCGGCAGAAGGTCTCGCTTCGCTGCGGCCTGTGAGCCCGGACGGCATCACCACGTTTGGCTCGCAAACGCATCCGGCGGATGGATGCGCAGGCGCGATTGTGACGTCGCGCGCGCAGTCCGTGGCAAGGGATGGAGGGGGCACCGCGAGGCTGCTTTCAGTCGCCTTCGCCCGGGAAGGCAAGGCGCAGATGCCGAAGGCGGCGACCAGAGCGGCGCAAGTTGCAATGGAGGAGACCGGGCTCTCTTTCGATCAGCTGAAGTGTGTCGTGACCCACAATCCCTTTGCCGTCAACGATATCTGGTTCGCCCAACAGACCGGCTATTCGCTGGCCAGGATGAATGTCTTTGGCTGCAGCCTCATCTACGGCCATCCGCAGGGACCGACGGGATTACGTGGCATCGCCGAACTGATTCACACTTTGCTCAGGGCGGGTGGCGGCATCGGGTTGTTCACGGGATGCGCGGCGGGCGACACTGGCGCTGCGCTCGTGATCCGGGTTGATTGA
- a CDS encoding GTP-binding protein yields MTTPVTILTGFLGSGKTTLVNRILQENHDVRIAVIENEFGQVGVDAEFLSRSDQQTIIQLANGCLCCSVRGDLARALHDLALQAQQRGLSFDRVLIETTGLADPAPIIQTFLAETAIESLFHLDGVVAVVDAAHAKVEAERPEFRSQLGYADRLIISKSDLVTNAERQSLQDELTSINPRAPIVAADLHRSGISELMAHVFDVRGFSNDHIPSEEINRILRRYDADLRLRPRLLGKHSRGVTTCIFRCDAPLDLGRLNRALDALATIHGQRLWRCKGIVHSLGYRSRLVVQGVQAVIQISGGTMWRPFEPRRTVLIFIGLELESAAIQERLNDCRTLDDKTPAVQMDPSIRDEN; encoded by the coding sequence TTGACCACGCCGGTAACGATCCTGACCGGCTTCCTCGGAAGCGGAAAGACGACGTTGGTCAATCGGATCCTGCAGGAAAACCATGATGTTCGGATCGCCGTCATCGAAAACGAATTCGGACAGGTCGGCGTCGATGCCGAGTTTCTGTCGCGCAGCGATCAGCAAACAATTATTCAACTCGCGAATGGCTGCCTGTGCTGCTCGGTGCGAGGAGACTTGGCTCGCGCACTGCATGATCTCGCGTTGCAGGCACAGCAACGGGGCCTGTCGTTCGACAGAGTCCTGATAGAAACCACCGGGCTCGCCGATCCAGCCCCAATCATCCAGACCTTTCTGGCCGAAACCGCGATCGAATCCCTATTTCATCTCGACGGCGTTGTGGCGGTCGTCGACGCGGCACATGCCAAGGTCGAGGCGGAGCGGCCTGAGTTCCGTTCGCAGCTGGGATATGCCGACAGACTGATCATCAGCAAATCCGATCTTGTAACCAATGCGGAACGACAATCGCTGCAAGACGAGCTCACATCAATCAATCCTCGCGCGCCGATTGTTGCGGCCGATCTGCACCGATCCGGCATCTCGGAACTGATGGCGCATGTGTTCGATGTTCGGGGCTTTTCAAACGATCATATTCCATCGGAGGAAATCAATCGCATCTTGCGACGGTATGATGCGGACCTGCGCCTTCGTCCCCGGTTGCTTGGGAAGCATAGCCGCGGGGTGACGACCTGCATCTTCCGGTGCGACGCTCCATTGGATCTCGGACGCCTAAATAGGGCTCTGGATGCGTTAGCGACGATCCATGGGCAAAGGCTATGGCGGTGCAAGGGCATCGTACATTCACTCGGGTACCGCAGTCGTCTTGTGGTTCAGGGCGTGCAAGCGGTCATTCAAATTAGCGGTGGAACGATGTGGCGACCTTTCGAGCCTCGTCGAACGGTACTCATATTCATTGGTTTGGAGCTTGAGTCAGCCGCGATCCAAGAACGTCTCAATGACTGCAGGACGCTCGACGACAAGACGCCAGCAGTGCAGATGGATCCATCGATCAGAGACGAAAACTGA
- a CDS encoding HpcH/HpaI aldolase/citrate lyase family protein: protein MDLPANAFKAALARRELQIGLWSSLCSPIVAEIIGQSGFDWILIDTEHSPNEAADVLVQLQALKGGTGTPIVRPAWNDPVLLKRLLDIGAQAVLVPFVQNAEEAAKAVAACRYPPAGVRGITASGRGSHYGRVPDYLKRADGEICVLVQVETGEALRELEAIASVDGVDGVFIGPADLSASLGHIGNPWHPEVQAAIEDAVKRLIAIGKPAGILTPSEADARRYIEWGFRFVAVGSDLGLLTRHADALAKAFTR from the coding sequence GTGGACCTGCCTGCCAATGCCTTCAAGGCCGCGCTTGCCCGCCGCGAACTCCAGATCGGATTGTGGAGCAGCCTGTGCAGCCCGATCGTGGCCGAGATCATCGGCCAGAGCGGCTTCGACTGGATCCTGATCGACACCGAGCACTCCCCCAACGAGGCAGCCGACGTCCTCGTCCAGCTGCAGGCCCTGAAGGGCGGCACCGGAACCCCGATCGTCCGTCCGGCCTGGAACGATCCGGTCCTGCTGAAACGTCTACTCGATATCGGCGCTCAGGCCGTGCTCGTCCCCTTCGTCCAGAACGCCGAGGAGGCGGCCAAGGCGGTTGCCGCCTGCCGCTATCCGCCCGCCGGCGTTCGCGGCATCACGGCCAGCGGCCGCGGCAGCCATTACGGGCGCGTGCCGGACTATCTGAAGCGGGCTGATGGTGAGATCTGCGTGCTGGTCCAGGTCGAGACCGGTGAGGCGTTGCGTGAGCTGGAAGCGATCGCATCGGTCGACGGCGTCGACGGAGTCTTCATCGGCCCGGCCGATCTCTCGGCCTCGCTCGGCCATATCGGCAACCCCTGGCACCCTGAGGTCCAGGCCGCGATCGAGGACGCGGTGAAGCGCCTCATCGCGATCGGCAAGCCGGCCGGCATCCTGACCCCGTCCGAGGCAGATGCGCGCCGGTACATCGAATGGGGCTTCCGCTTTGTCGCCGTCGGTTCCGATCTCGGGCTCCTGACCAGGCACGCCGACGCTCTGGCAAAGGCATTCACCCGCTAG
- a CDS encoding aldehyde dehydrogenase family protein — protein MDKAIEGVTRAVFANCGQVCLGTERVYVERPVFAAFTQRLKEAADKLKPGNPFEATTTLSPLISQSHRDKVLSYYARAKAEGAEIVTGGGVPDLAAPYSSGSFVQPTIWTGLPESSTVMREEIFGPCCNIVPFDDEDAAIALANDSPYGLATSIWTENLTRAHRVAAQVDVGIAWVNSWFLRDLRTPFGGSKQSGIGREGGAHSMEFYTELRNVCVKL, from the coding sequence ATGGACAAGGCAATCGAAGGCGTCACCCGCGCCGTCTTCGCCAATTGCGGTCAGGTCTGCCTCGGCACCGAGCGCGTCTATGTCGAGCGGCCGGTCTTCGCCGCGTTCACGCAGCGCCTGAAGGAGGCGGCGGACAAGCTCAAGCCGGGCAACCCCTTCGAGGCCACGACGACGTTGAGCCCGTTGATCAGCCAGAGCCACCGCGACAAGGTGCTCTCCTACTACGCGAGGGCAAAGGCGGAGGGTGCCGAGATCGTCACCGGCGGCGGCGTGCCGGATTTGGCCGCCCCCTATTCCTCCGGCTCGTTCGTGCAGCCAACGATCTGGACCGGCCTGCCGGAGAGTTCGACCGTGATGCGCGAGGAGATCTTCGGCCCCTGCTGCAACATCGTCCCCTTCGACGACGAGGATGCGGCGATCGCGCTCGCCAACGACAGCCCCTACGGGCTTGCCACTTCGATCTGGACAGAGAACCTGACGCGCGCCCATCGTGTCGCGGCGCAGGTCGATGTCGGCATCGCTTGGGTGAACTCCTGGTTTCTGCGCGATCTGCGCACGCCCTTCGGCGGTTCGAAGCAATCCGGCATCGGCCGCGAAGGTGGCGCGCACTCGATGGAGTTCTACACCGAGTTGCGCAACGTCTGCGTGAAGCTCTGA